A DNA window from Christiangramia salexigens contains the following coding sequences:
- a CDS encoding HEPN domain-containing protein — translation MQSFRTEIENPVVEQDILDLEKKIRLFREGKADEEKFRSLRLARGVYGQRQAGVQMVRIKLPFGKVTSEQLHRIANVSDEYSTGRLHITTRQDIQIHHVSLDRTPELWAQLEKDDITLREACGNTVRNITASPTAGVDVGEAFDVSPYADAAFRFFLRNPICQEMGRKFKISFSATPEDTALSYIHDLGFIAKIQDGRRGFKVMLGGGLGSQPRHADELYEFIEASKILPLIEGVLRVFDRHGERAKRLKARMKFLIKDIGKDAFVKLVEAEKTALSGDYPDFPGEKFEKAPNLLEIEIPEVEIEDLKEFENWMKTNVIPQKQEGLFAIGIRVPLGDFYTDGARQLADLIKKYAGNEIRLSLRQDILIRHVREALLPFFYTKLKKLGYAEVGYNKTVDITACPGTDTCNLGIASSTGIAEVLEDVLKDEYPQFVNGKDITIKISGCMNACGQHNMAEIGFQGMSIKVGKTVAPALQVLLGGGTLGDGKGRFADKVIKVPSKRGPEALRLLLNDFEANAGQQEQFADYYVRKEKTYFYELLKDLADTSKLTENDFVDWGHEKPYIKAVGVGECAGVVIDLISTLLFESEEKIDNAKSAISRKAWSDSIYHSYTSIVNSAKALLLAEEVKTNTQAGIISQFDQLFVETGKIELATSFREFAYQLNENKPTAEFANKYLEDAHLFLKRADAYRTKEVQDV, via the coding sequence ATGCAAAGTTTTAGAACCGAAATTGAAAATCCAGTTGTAGAACAAGATATTCTGGATCTAGAGAAAAAGATTAGGCTCTTCCGCGAAGGAAAAGCCGATGAGGAAAAGTTCCGAAGCCTGCGTCTTGCACGTGGTGTTTACGGACAACGACAGGCTGGTGTTCAAATGGTTCGTATTAAACTTCCGTTTGGTAAAGTGACTTCAGAACAATTGCATCGAATTGCCAATGTATCTGATGAATATTCAACAGGCAGGCTACATATCACCACCCGTCAGGACATCCAGATCCATCACGTTAGTCTAGACCGGACTCCGGAGCTATGGGCACAACTGGAAAAGGATGATATAACATTAAGGGAGGCCTGCGGTAATACGGTTCGAAATATTACGGCTTCACCAACTGCGGGTGTGGATGTAGGTGAAGCATTTGATGTATCTCCTTATGCAGATGCAGCTTTTAGATTCTTTCTAAGAAATCCAATTTGCCAGGAAATGGGTAGAAAGTTTAAAATTTCCTTTTCAGCTACACCAGAGGATACCGCTTTGAGTTATATCCATGATCTTGGTTTTATCGCTAAGATACAGGATGGACGAAGAGGTTTTAAAGTGATGCTTGGCGGTGGCTTGGGATCCCAACCACGTCATGCAGATGAGCTTTATGAATTTATTGAAGCATCCAAAATCCTTCCGCTAATCGAAGGTGTACTAAGGGTTTTTGATCGACATGGAGAAAGAGCCAAAAGGTTAAAAGCGAGAATGAAATTTCTTATAAAAGATATTGGGAAAGATGCCTTTGTAAAACTTGTAGAAGCCGAAAAAACGGCTCTTTCGGGAGATTATCCCGATTTTCCGGGTGAAAAATTCGAAAAAGCACCCAATCTACTGGAGATCGAAATACCTGAAGTAGAAATTGAGGACTTGAAAGAGTTTGAAAATTGGATGAAAACAAATGTTATTCCGCAGAAACAAGAAGGATTATTTGCGATTGGAATTCGGGTTCCTTTGGGTGATTTTTATACAGACGGAGCCAGACAACTGGCAGATTTGATTAAAAAGTATGCGGGGAATGAGATCAGGCTAAGTTTAAGACAGGATATTCTAATTCGGCATGTACGCGAGGCACTTTTACCATTTTTTTATACCAAGTTGAAAAAGCTTGGGTACGCCGAAGTTGGTTACAATAAGACAGTAGATATTACGGCATGTCCCGGGACTGATACCTGTAACCTGGGGATTGCGAGTAGTACTGGAATCGCAGAGGTACTTGAAGATGTACTTAAAGATGAATATCCACAATTCGTTAACGGTAAGGATATTACCATTAAAATAAGTGGATGTATGAATGCCTGCGGCCAGCATAATATGGCGGAAATCGGGTTTCAGGGAATGTCCATAAAAGTCGGAAAAACTGTGGCGCCCGCACTTCAGGTTCTTCTCGGGGGAGGGACTCTTGGGGACGGAAAAGGCAGATTTGCCGATAAGGTTATTAAAGTGCCAAGTAAAAGAGGCCCAGAGGCTTTAAGGTTGCTGTTAAATGATTTCGAAGCTAATGCTGGACAGCAGGAGCAATTTGCTGATTACTATGTTCGTAAGGAAAAGACGTATTTCTATGAACTATTAAAGGATCTGGCAGATACCTCCAAGCTTACCGAAAATGACTTTGTAGACTGGGGTCATGAAAAACCCTATATAAAAGCTGTAGGAGTAGGAGAATGTGCAGGGGTTGTTATAGATCTTATCTCTACCTTATTGTTTGAAAGTGAGGAGAAAATAGATAATGCGAAATCGGCAATTTCAAGAAAAGCCTGGTCAGATAGTATCTATCATTCCTATACCTCTATTGTGAATTCGGCTAAAGCCTTATTATTAGCAGAGGAAGTAAAAACCAATACTCAGGCCGGGATCATTTCCCAGTTCGATCAATTATTCGTTGAAACGGGAAAAATAGAATTGGCCACTTCATTTCGTGAGTTCGCT
- a CDS encoding sulfate adenylyltransferase subunit 1, producing MEVLKIATAGSVDDGKSTLIGRLLYDTQSLTSDKLEAIEKNSRRKGLDYLDFSLATDGLVAEREQGITIDVAHIYFSTRKKSYIIADTPGHVEYTRNMVTGASTSQASIILIDARKGVIEQTFRHFFINNLLRVKQIVVAVNKMDLVNYSEEVFNDIVVDFQKLLSKSDFNDQQITFIPVSALWGENIAERSIAMPWYQGNTILEHLEGIKVDGFQEEESARFAVQTVIRPKTEEFHDFRGYAGKISGSSLKVGDEITVLPSLTKSVIQNIQVFKESFEEASAGSSVTISLADDINVARGDILVKSSEVPESHKVVNATLCWMDKTELLPGKKYILQHNTNGVLAKIDRVEGYMNTNFSGLTDASSLKLNEIGKVAIKLSKPIFADDFKKNRDNGRFILIDTQSNTTAGVGFIG from the coding sequence ATGGAAGTTTTAAAAATAGCAACAGCAGGAAGTGTAGACGATGGTAAGAGTACTTTAATAGGAAGACTTTTATATGATACCCAATCTCTGACTTCGGATAAATTAGAAGCGATAGAGAAAAACAGTAGAAGGAAGGGGCTTGATTATTTAGATTTCTCACTGGCTACAGATGGATTGGTGGCAGAACGGGAACAAGGAATAACTATCGATGTGGCTCATATCTATTTTTCTACAAGAAAAAAGAGTTATATCATTGCCGATACACCTGGTCATGTGGAATATACCCGAAATATGGTGACCGGAGCCTCAACTTCACAGGCGTCTATTATACTAATTGATGCCAGAAAAGGGGTGATAGAACAAACCTTTAGACATTTCTTTATCAATAACCTTTTGAGAGTAAAGCAGATCGTGGTAGCTGTCAATAAAATGGATCTAGTGAATTATTCTGAAGAGGTTTTTAATGATATCGTTGTCGATTTTCAGAAGCTACTGAGTAAAAGTGATTTTAATGATCAACAAATCACATTTATTCCTGTAAGCGCCCTATGGGGTGAAAATATAGCCGAAAGGTCCATAGCTATGCCCTGGTATCAGGGTAATACGATTTTGGAACATCTTGAAGGTATTAAGGTTGATGGATTTCAAGAAGAGGAATCGGCCAGATTTGCGGTTCAAACGGTAATAAGGCCTAAAACAGAGGAGTTTCATGATTTTAGAGGTTATGCGGGTAAAATTAGTGGAAGCAGTCTCAAGGTAGGCGATGAGATTACAGTTTTGCCGAGCTTGACCAAATCTGTGATTCAAAATATTCAGGTTTTCAAGGAATCATTTGAAGAGGCTTCTGCTGGTAGCTCAGTTACAATTAGCCTTGCCGACGATATTAACGTGGCGCGTGGAGATATTTTAGTAAAATCATCTGAGGTTCCCGAATCTCATAAGGTAGTTAATGCGACTCTTTGCTGGATGGATAAAACTGAATTATTGCCCGGTAAAAAATACATCTTACAACATAATACTAATGGAGTCTTAGCTAAGATAGACAGGGTAGAAGGTTACATGAATACCAATTTTAGTGGTCTCACTGATGCATCCTCACTTAAATTGAATGAGATCGGTAAAGTAGCGATTAAATTAAGCAAACCGATTTTTGCCGATGATTTCAAGAAGAACCGCGATAATGGAAGATTTATTTTAATTGATACTCAATCCAATACAACTGCTGGAGTCGGCTTTATAGGATAA
- the cysD gene encoding sulfate adenylyltransferase subunit CysD yields MRKLLKQDKLESEAVYIFREVVAQFENPVLLFSGGKDSITLVRLAQKAFFPAKIPFPLLHVDTGHNFPETIEFRDNLVDELGLELIVRHVQDDIDNGKSIEETGKYSSRNSLQTNTLLDAIEEFKFDACIGGARRDEEKARAKERIFSIRNDFGEWDEKNQRPEVFDLLNGRIDLGQNVRVFPISNWTELDVWRYIQKEEIEIPRIYFAHERSVFERDGLLWSASDYVYREEDEFPVRRKVRFRTVGDMTCTAAVESEADSIEKIVQEIRDSSISERGARIDDKRSEAAMETRKQQGYF; encoded by the coding sequence ATGAGAAAATTATTAAAACAAGATAAACTGGAAAGCGAAGCTGTCTATATATTCAGAGAGGTTGTAGCTCAGTTTGAAAATCCGGTATTACTTTTTTCAGGAGGGAAAGATTCTATCACTCTGGTGAGATTAGCTCAAAAGGCTTTTTTTCCTGCGAAAATTCCTTTTCCACTTTTACATGTTGATACGGGTCATAATTTTCCGGAAACGATAGAATTCAGGGATAATTTGGTAGATGAGTTGGGTTTAGAGCTTATAGTTAGGCACGTTCAGGATGATATAGATAATGGAAAGTCTATAGAGGAAACCGGAAAATATTCAAGTCGAAATTCACTTCAAACCAATACATTACTGGATGCCATTGAAGAATTCAAATTTGATGCCTGTATAGGTGGTGCAAGAAGGGATGAAGAAAAGGCCAGGGCAAAGGAAAGGATATTCTCCATACGAAATGATTTTGGAGAATGGGATGAGAAAAACCAACGGCCTGAAGTTTTCGATTTGCTTAATGGAAGAATTGATCTAGGACAGAATGTACGCGTTTTCCCTATTTCCAATTGGACAGAACTGGATGTGTGGAGATATATCCAAAAGGAGGAGATTGAAATCCCAAGAATCTATTTCGCACATGAGAGGAGTGTATTTGAAAGAGATGGGCTTCTATGGTCAGCCTCTGATTATGTTTATCGTGAAGAAGATGAATTCCCCGTGCGAAGAAAAGTAAGATTTAGAACTGTAGGAGATATGACTTGTACCGCTGCGGTAGAATCGGAAGCCGATTCTATAGAGAAAATTGTACAAGAAATCAGAGATTCATCCATATCAGAAAGGGGAGCCAGAATAGATGATAAAAGGTCTGAGGCTGCAATGGAGACCAGAAAACAACAGGGATATTTTTAA
- a CDS encoding phosphoadenosine phosphosulfate reductase family protein yields MKYYNKEELDSLNKKFREYHPEDIIKWAIGISDKPVVTTNFRPYEASILHACNIIEPNITVIWCDTGYNTRETYKHAGEVIDLLKLNVKLYVPKQTAAYRDSFFGGIPEINSPQHAEFTEQVKLEPFIRAMTQQNPDVWFTNLRKGQTAFRDSIDVLSYSKDGVLKVSPFYYWSDKKLHAYLEEHNLPNEFKYFDPTKVLGNRECGLHA; encoded by the coding sequence ATGAAATATTATAACAAAGAGGAATTAGACAGCCTTAATAAAAAATTCAGGGAATATCATCCTGAAGACATAATTAAATGGGCAATCGGTATAAGCGATAAACCGGTAGTTACAACCAACTTCAGGCCATATGAGGCTTCAATTCTTCATGCTTGTAATATAATAGAACCTAATATAACGGTGATATGGTGTGATACGGGCTATAATACACGGGAGACTTACAAGCATGCCGGGGAGGTTATAGATCTTTTGAAGCTTAATGTCAAGTTATATGTACCAAAGCAGACTGCGGCATATCGGGATTCATTCTTCGGAGGGATACCAGAAATAAATAGTCCGCAACATGCTGAGTTTACAGAACAAGTAAAACTTGAGCCTTTTATAAGAGCGATGACGCAGCAAAATCCGGATGTGTGGTTTACAAATCTAAGAAAAGGGCAAACTGCTTTCAGAGATAGCATAGATGTTTTGAGTTATAGCAAGGATGGGGTTTTGAAGGTTAGTCCTTTTTATTATTGGAGTGATAAGAAACTTCATGCGTATCTGGAAGAGCATAATTTGCCTAATGAATTTAAATATTTCGATCCAACAAAAGTATTAGGGAACAGAGAATGTGGATTGCACGCTTAA
- a CDS encoding DUF2061 domain-containing protein: MFFNQSKAEDSFRKDKASDKPLRSIAKTISWRFVGTIDTICISWYLTGKPQTAFAIGAVELVTKMVLYFWHERLWNVINFAKD; the protein is encoded by the coding sequence ATGTTTTTTAATCAGTCTAAAGCCGAAGATTCCTTTAGGAAAGATAAGGCATCAGATAAGCCATTAAGGAGTATAGCTAAAACGATTAGTTGGAGGTTTGTAGGTACCATAGATACGATTTGTATTTCCTGGTATTTAACAGGGAAACCCCAGACAGCTTTTGCTATAGGTGCCGTGGAATTAGTGACCAAGATGGTATTATACTTTTGGCATGAGAGACTTTGGAATGTGATAAATTTTGCGAAAGATTAA
- a CDS encoding RrF2 family transcriptional regulator — protein MLSKKTKYGIKALTYIARIKERKPVQTSEISESENISLKFLESILLELRKSGFLGSKKGKGGGYYLIKQPEDIKMTSVIRVLEGPIAMVPCVSLNYYERCDDCPDENTCSVHRLMIQVRDASLNVLGENTLSDIAFSQ, from the coding sequence ATGCTTTCAAAAAAGACCAAATACGGAATTAAGGCCCTGACTTATATCGCCAGGATAAAAGAAAGGAAACCAGTACAAACTTCAGAGATATCAGAAAGTGAAAATATCTCACTTAAATTTCTGGAGAGTATACTTCTTGAACTCAGAAAGTCCGGATTTCTGGGGTCAAAAAAAGGAAAAGGAGGGGGGTATTATCTTATTAAGCAACCAGAGGATATAAAAATGACTTCGGTAATTAGAGTTCTTGAAGGGCCAATTGCGATGGTTCCTTGTGTAAGTCTTAATTATTATGAAAGATGTGATGATTGTCCCGATGAGAATACCTGTTCAGTCCATAGATTAATGATCCAGGTGAGGGATGCCTCTTTGAACGTTCTTGGCGAAAACACCTTAAGCGATATCGCATTTTCGCAGTAA
- a CDS encoding trans-sulfuration enzyme family protein, with protein sequence MENFETIAVRTQLERTQFKEHSVPLYLTSSYLFDDAEEMRASFAEEKERNIYSRFSNPNTSEFVEKVAKMEGAEAGYAFATGMSAVFSSLAALLNSGDHVISARSVFGSTHSLFTKFFPKWNITHSYFNVNHVNEIEALIKPETKILFAESPTNPGVDILDLELLGQIARKHGLLLIIDNCFATPYIQNPIKFGADLVIHSATKMIDGQGRVLGGVTVGTEELIREIYLFSRNTGPALSPFNAWVLSKSLETLPVRLEKHCENALKLAEFLEKEVSIEAVKYPFLRSHPQYEVAKKQMRLGGNIVAFQLKGGIESGRRFIDNLKLCSRSANLGDTRTIVTHPASTTHSKLSDEELEAAGISKGLVRVSAGLEHIDDIIKDMKNALNN encoded by the coding sequence ATGGAAAATTTTGAAACAATAGCCGTACGCACACAATTGGAAAGAACCCAGTTTAAAGAGCATTCAGTGCCTTTGTACTTAACTTCCAGTTATCTGTTTGATGACGCCGAGGAGATGAGAGCTAGCTTTGCTGAAGAAAAAGAAAGGAATATCTATAGTAGATTTTCCAATCCGAATACTTCAGAATTCGTTGAGAAGGTCGCTAAAATGGAAGGAGCAGAGGCTGGATATGCTTTCGCGACGGGGATGTCTGCAGTGTTTTCCAGTCTTGCTGCTTTATTGAATAGCGGAGATCATGTGATATCAGCAAGATCAGTGTTTGGTTCAACGCATAGTTTGTTTACTAAATTTTTCCCGAAATGGAATATTACACATTCCTATTTTAATGTTAACCATGTGAATGAAATAGAAGCCTTAATAAAACCGGAAACGAAAATATTGTTTGCAGAATCCCCTACAAATCCTGGTGTAGATATTCTGGATCTTGAATTGCTGGGGCAAATAGCCAGAAAACATGGACTACTGCTAATTATAGACAATTGTTTTGCAACGCCATATATTCAAAATCCTATCAAATTTGGAGCCGACCTTGTGATACATTCGGCGACGAAAATGATAGACGGGCAAGGGAGAGTTCTGGGTGGAGTCACTGTTGGTACGGAGGAGCTGATTAGGGAAATTTATCTTTTCAGCAGAAATACAGGGCCTGCACTATCTCCATTTAACGCCTGGGTTCTGTCTAAAAGCCTTGAAACTTTGCCGGTAAGATTGGAAAAGCATTGTGAGAATGCCTTGAAACTGGCTGAATTTCTTGAGAAAGAGGTGAGTATTGAAGCAGTGAAATATCCTTTTTTGAGGTCTCATCCACAGTATGAGGTTGCAAAAAAACAAATGAGATTGGGAGGCAATATCGTAGCCTTTCAGTTAAAAGGGGGGATTGAATCAGGCCGCAGATTCATAGATAATCTAAAGCTTTGTTCAAGGTCTGCTAATCTTGGAGATACAAGAACCATTGTTACTCATCCGGCATCAACGACCCATAGTAAACTTTCTGATGAAGAACTAGAGGCAGCGGGAATTTCAAAGGGATTAGTAAGAGTTTCGGCAGGACTGGAACATATAGATGATATAATAAAGGATATGAAAAACGCATTAAACAATTAA
- a CDS encoding alpha/beta fold hydrolase, with protein sequence MLREIVIDQFENSAGKVQDIRLSFQFFGNKPTEAPVVLVNHALTGNSEVTGEFGWWKDLIGEDKCIDLRKYCVLAINIPGNGYKGHEVFKEYKDFKLKDIARLQAKVLEKLNIDKLYAIIGGSIGGALAWELAVLKPALAKHIIPVATDFKATDWLVANCRIQEHILNNSSNPVHDARMHAMTFYRTPQSLAQKFENKKNEGKQVFEVENWLLHHGEKLKNRFNLDSYKFLNHLLTTIDISGGKGDHIQYAGQIKGHIHIVTVNSDLFFLAEENRKAYKGLSRFKPEVSYYEIDSIHGHDAFLIETEQLVRFLKPVFEIKEDRFYGVAEKRNKVLSLK encoded by the coding sequence ATGCTAAGGGAAATTGTTATAGACCAATTTGAGAATTCTGCCGGGAAAGTTCAGGATATCCGACTTAGTTTCCAGTTTTTCGGAAATAAACCTACTGAAGCTCCTGTAGTGCTTGTGAATCATGCACTCACAGGGAATTCAGAAGTGACCGGGGAATTTGGATGGTGGAAAGATCTGATAGGGGAAGATAAATGTATAGATCTAAGGAAGTATTGTGTATTAGCAATCAATATTCCCGGGAATGGTTATAAGGGGCATGAAGTTTTTAAGGAATACAAGGATTTTAAACTAAAAGATATCGCCAGACTTCAGGCAAAAGTGTTGGAGAAACTGAATATTGATAAATTGTATGCGATCATAGGGGGTTCTATTGGCGGAGCCTTGGCCTGGGAACTTGCCGTATTAAAGCCGGCACTGGCTAAGCATATTATCCCGGTAGCTACGGATTTTAAAGCTACAGACTGGTTAGTGGCGAACTGTAGAATACAAGAACATATTCTGAATAATTCGTCAAATCCGGTTCACGACGCGCGTATGCATGCAATGACCTTTTATAGGACTCCGCAGTCACTGGCACAAAAGTTCGAAAATAAAAAGAATGAAGGAAAGCAGGTTTTTGAGGTGGAGAACTGGTTGTTGCATCATGGGGAAAAATTAAAGAACCGATTCAATCTGGATTCTTATAAGTTTCTGAATCATCTTCTAACGACAATTGATATTAGTGGAGGAAAAGGTGATCACATTCAATATGCCGGGCAGATCAAGGGACATATTCATATCGTTACGGTTAATTCGGATCTCTTTTTTCTCGCAGAAGAAAACAGAAAGGCATATAAAGGACTATCACGGTTTAAGCCTGAGGTAAGTTATTATGAAATAGATTCTATACATGGGCATGATGCCTTCCTGATAGAAACCGAGCAATTAGTCAGATTTCTGAAGCCGGTTTTTGAAATAAAAGAGGATAGATTCTACGGTGTTGCAGAGAAAAGAAATAAAGTTTTAAGCCTTAAATAG
- a CDS encoding O-acetylhomoserine aminocarboxypropyltransferase/cysteine synthase family protein has protein sequence MSTQKFSTQALHTGHDVNSNGGTRAVPIYQSTSYVFKDSDHAANLFSLAEPGYIYTRINNPTNDVLEQRLAALEGGIAAVVTASGTAATSTTLLTLLKAGDHIVSSNSLYGGTYNLFKNTLPRLGITTTFVDPSDPANFSKAAKENTRVFFAESVGNPKLDVLDLKGISKEAKAFKVPFIVDNTVATPYLLKPIEHGADIVIHSLTKYISGNGSSLGGVIIDAGKFDWANGKFPEFTEPSPGYHGLVYHDVLKEAAFIAKVRIEGLRDHGAALSPYNAFQIIQGLETLKVRIKEHSSNALKLAKWLEGQEEVAWVNYPGLESSKYKALADKYLPEGQSGVVTFGLKGGYLSAKTVVDETQIFSLLANIGDTKSLIIHPASTTHQQLNEKEQADTGVTPDLIRLSVGLEDIEDLQNDLKEAFSKIRNTVLV, from the coding sequence ATGAGTACTCAAAAATTTTCAACCCAAGCTCTTCATACAGGTCACGATGTAAATTCTAACGGAGGAACAAGAGCAGTTCCCATTTATCAATCTACATCTTATGTTTTTAAAGATTCCGACCATGCAGCCAATCTATTTTCACTGGCAGAACCAGGTTATATTTATACAAGGATTAATAATCCTACCAATGATGTACTGGAACAACGTCTTGCTGCCCTTGAAGGTGGAATCGCAGCGGTTGTTACCGCTTCAGGAACCGCAGCAACCAGTACTACATTATTAACCCTTCTAAAAGCCGGGGATCATATAGTATCTTCAAACAGTTTGTATGGAGGGACGTATAATCTATTTAAAAATACGCTTCCACGCCTTGGCATTACAACAACTTTTGTAGATCCTTCAGACCCCGCGAATTTTTCCAAAGCGGCGAAAGAAAATACGAGAGTGTTTTTCGCTGAATCTGTGGGTAATCCAAAACTCGATGTTCTCGATTTGAAAGGTATATCCAAAGAAGCAAAAGCTTTTAAGGTGCCATTTATAGTAGACAATACTGTGGCTACCCCTTATCTTCTGAAACCTATAGAACATGGAGCAGATATCGTAATACATTCGCTAACCAAATATATTAGCGGAAATGGATCTTCGCTTGGTGGTGTAATTATCGATGCCGGTAAATTCGACTGGGCCAATGGAAAATTCCCGGAATTTACAGAGCCTTCACCTGGTTATCATGGTCTGGTTTATCACGATGTGCTTAAAGAAGCAGCATTTATAGCCAAGGTTAGAATAGAAGGTTTACGCGATCATGGAGCAGCTTTAAGTCCTTATAATGCCTTTCAAATAATTCAGGGGCTGGAAACCTTAAAAGTTAGAATAAAGGAACATAGCAGCAATGCTCTAAAACTTGCTAAGTGGCTGGAAGGTCAGGAAGAGGTGGCTTGGGTAAATTACCCGGGACTGGAATCCAGTAAATATAAAGCTCTGGCCGATAAATATCTACCGGAAGGTCAAAGCGGAGTGGTAACATTTGGATTAAAAGGTGGTTACCTATCGGCCAAAACTGTGGTAGATGAGACTCAGATCTTTTCTCTTCTGGCAAATATAGGTGATACCAAATCTCTCATAATTCATCCTGCCAGTACAACACATCAGCAATTAAATGAAAAGGAACAGGCAGATACAGGAGTAACACCAGACCTCATAAGGCTCTCGGTTGGTCTGGAAGATATAGAGGACCTTCAGAACGATCTTAAGGAAGCATTCAGTAAGATCAGGAATACAGTACTTGTTTAA
- the metK gene encoding methionine adenosyltransferase has translation MAYLFTSESVSEGHPDKIADQISDTLLDNFLAFDEESKVACETLVTTGQVVLAGEVRSNTYLDVQNIARDVINEIGYTKGAYKFSGDSCGVISLIHEQSQDIYQGVDRGKKEEQGAGDQGMMFGYATNETENYMPLALDLSHRILIELAKLRREGKEIPYLRPDSKSQVTIEYSDDNVPQRIVAIVVSTQHDEFDESDEKMLTKIKKDIIEILIPRLKEQLPEYVQDLFDNDITYHINPTGKFVIGGPHGDAGLTGRKIIVDTYGGKGAHGGGAFSGKDPSKVDRSAAYASRHIAKNLVAAGVSSEVLVQVSYAIGVVEPISISVDTYGKKNTDLSDGEIAMKVREIFDMRPAAIEDRLKLRKPIYRETAAYGHMGKEPRTITKVFESPYNGKISKEVELFTWEKLDYVDKIKESIPLNN, from the coding sequence ATGGCTTATTTATTTACTTCAGAAAGTGTATCTGAAGGGCACCCGGATAAAATTGCAGATCAGATCAGTGATACCTTATTGGATAACTTCCTTGCATTTGATGAGGAATCTAAAGTTGCCTGCGAAACTCTTGTAACAACAGGTCAAGTTGTACTTGCAGGTGAGGTAAGAAGTAATACATACCTGGATGTTCAGAATATCGCCAGGGATGTTATAAATGAAATTGGGTACACCAAAGGAGCCTACAAATTTAGTGGAGATTCCTGTGGCGTTATTTCTCTTATCCATGAACAATCTCAGGATATCTATCAGGGGGTGGATCGAGGTAAAAAAGAAGAACAAGGTGCCGGTGACCAGGGTATGATGTTTGGCTATGCTACCAATGAGACCGAGAATTATATGCCACTAGCTCTGGATCTTTCTCACAGGATCCTTATTGAACTTGCAAAACTAAGAAGAGAAGGCAAGGAAATCCCATATCTTAGACCAGATTCCAAAAGTCAGGTAACAATAGAATATAGTGATGATAATGTACCTCAACGAATTGTTGCGATTGTAGTCTCAACGCAGCATGATGAATTTGATGAGTCTGACGAAAAGATGCTTACCAAGATCAAAAAAGATATCATAGAAATCCTTATTCCAAGGTTAAAAGAACAATTGCCTGAGTATGTTCAGGATCTTTTTGATAATGATATCACTTACCACATAAACCCTACGGGAAAATTCGTAATTGGTGGACCTCACGGTGATGCAGGTCTAACAGGAAGAAAAATTATCGTAGACACTTACGGCGGAAAAGGTGCTCATGGAGGTGGTGCATTTTCGGGGAAAGACCCATCCAAAGTGGACAGATCTGCGGCTTATGCTTCGAGACATATCGCCAAAAATCTTGTTGCGGCAGGAGTTTCTTCAGAAGTATTGGTACAGGTATCCTATGCTATTGGTGTAGTTGAACCTATTTCAATATCGGTGGATACTTACGGAAAAAAGAATACCGATCTTTCTGACGGCGAGATCGCGATGAAGGTGAGGGAAATTTTTGATATGAGACCAGCCGCTATAGAGGATCGCTTAAAACTAAGAAAACCTATTTATCGTGAAACGGCGGCCTATGGACATATGGGAAAAGAGCCACGCACCATAACCAAAGTTTTCGAAAGCCCGTATAATGGAAAGATCAGCAAAGAGGTAGAATTATTTACCTGGGAAAAGCTCGATTACGTTGATAAAATAAAGGAAAGTATTCCATTAAATAACTAG